One segment of Coffea arabica cultivar ET-39 chromosome 7c, Coffea Arabica ET-39 HiFi, whole genome shotgun sequence DNA contains the following:
- the LOC140010125 gene encoding alkane hydroxylase MAH1-like, whose product MAPRSFFRTILWLIDRWIFRDRNKLPRKLPFFGVLPAVLFTYNKLHDAIVEHLQMIGRTSYLIKLPWFVNMDIVGTVDPDDVYHVMIANFANYPKGPEMKRIFDVLGDGIFTSDFDPWKNQRKLARLLINHQRFQKFMVKTNWDKVEQGLIPVLEHFAENSQIVDMQDVFQRLTFDTTSKFITGYDPGCLAVDFPEVEFAKAMDEVEEAIVMRYFLPENVLKFLSFVGIGRMKTTSKAYATLDQAIAKYISMKKEELKKGNKSYEGDDNGEGFDLLTSYVKEGERMGMVFDDKFFRDTTLNLMIAGRDTTSSGLTWFLWLVSTHPEVEKKIREELKASISPSGEEDEKFRIFKFDEIKNLVYLHAALCETLRLYPPVPFQHKTPHKPDILPSGLHVTPKMKVMFPLYAMGRMESIWGKDCKEFKPERWISERGRVKHEPSYKFLAFNAGPRTCLGKEVAFTQMKAVAAAIIHNYNIQLVEGHPVIPNVSVILYIKNGLKVRVTKRWK is encoded by the coding sequence ATGGCCCCCAGAAGTTTTTTCAGAACTATTCTTTGGTTGATAGACAGGTGGATTTTCAGAGATAGAAATAAGCTTCCTCGGAAATTGCCATTTTTTGGGGTTCTTCCAGCTGTGCTTTTCACTTACAATAAGCTTCATGATGCCATTGTGGAGCATCTGCAGATGATTGGAAGGACAAGCTACTTGATAAAGCTCCCATGGTTTGTGAACATGGATATTGTCGGCACCGTTGATCCTGATGATGTATACCATGTAATGATCGCCAATTTCGCCAACTATCCAAAAGGGCCTGAGATGAAACGAATATTTGATGTTTTGGGTGATGGAATATTCACCTCGGATTTCGATCCTTGGAAGAATCAGAGAAAGCTTGCTAGGTTGTTGATCAATCATcagaggttccagaagtttatGGTGAAAACCAACTGGGATAAAGTTGAGCAAGGGCTGATTCCAGTTCTTGAGCATTTTGCTGAAAATAGCCAGATTGTGGACATGCAAGATGTGTTCCAGAGATTGACTTTTGATACAACTTCAAAATTCATCACGGGTTACGATCCTGGATGCCTCGCTGTTGATTTCCCAGAGGTCGAATTCGCCAAGGCTATGGATGAAGTTGAAGAAGCAATAGTCATGCGCTATTTCTTGCCTGAAAATGTTCTGAAGTTCCTGAGTTTTGTTGGGATTGGACGAATGAAGACAACGAGTAAAGCTTACGCAACATTGGATCAAGCAATAGCCAAGTACATCTCCATGAAGAAGGAAGAGTTGAAGAAGGGGAACAAATCCTATGAAGGTGACGACAATGGTGAAGGTTTTGATCTCTTGACTTCATATGTGAAAGAAGGTGAGCGTATGGGAATGGTATTTGATGATAAGTTCTTCAGGGACACAACTCTCAATCTTATGATTGCAGGTAGAGATACAACTAGCTCAGGTCTCACTTGGTTTTTATGGCTTGTTTCAACTCATCCGGAAGTGGAAAAGAAGATCAGAGAAGAGCTCAAAGCTTCCATATCACCATCAGGAGAAGAAGATGAAAAGTTCAGGATTTTTAAGtttgatgaaataaaaaatcttgTTTATTTACATGCAGCACTGTGTGAGACATTGAGGTTATATCCACCAGTTCCTTTTCAACACAAGACACCTCATAAGCCAGACATTCTTCCAAGTGGCCTACATGTTACTCCAAAGATGAAGGTAATGTTTCCCTTGTACGCAATGGGGAGAATGGAGTCCATCTGGGGGAAAGATTGCAAGGAGTTTAAGCCAGAAAGATGGATTTCTGAACGTGGAAGGGTTAAACACGAGCCTTCCTACAAGTTCTTGGCATTCAATGCTGGACCAAGAACTTGCCTTGGGAAGGAAGTGGCATTTACTCAAATGAAAGCTGTTGCTGCTGCAATTATTCACAACTATAATATTCAACTAGTGGAAGGTCACCCAGTTATTCCTAATGTTTCTGTCATTCTCTACATAAAAAATGGGCTTAAGGTTAGGGTTACAAAAAGATGGAAGTAA